One region of Candidatus Woesearchaeota archaeon genomic DNA includes:
- a CDS encoding putative sulfate/molybdate transporter, whose product MRIKSFEFNLRELAGAMGDFGTLLPLAIGYIAIFGLEPSGLLIMIGLANIVSGLVYKLPMPIEPMKVIAVVAIAQQWTPSMVYASGFAMGIIWLIFALTGLIKWIEKFTPKSVIHGIQASLGILLAIEAFNMISTGWALGVISIFIVIILKNNRFAPAALVLMVVGFGMVYFEGNFQNISMPSFTIPQFTTFTFNELWQVLFLAGFAQIPLTITNATLATSNLIRHYWPEKPVSAIHLSWNQGIMNTLLPFFGGMPLCHGAGGLASQYYFGARTGGANIIEGLIEICLGLFFSASIVGIFTFFPMAIIGGMMILVGIELTKFAWSAKFSIDIIPLVITVIVALLTNMAIGFISGITIHYTIKFFNGTNKRIKQL is encoded by the coding sequence ATGCGTATTAAATCTTTTGAGTTTAATCTACGTGAGTTGGCTGGGGCAATGGGGGATTTTGGAACTCTATTACCACTGGCAATTGGCTATATTGCTATTTTTGGGCTTGAACCTTCAGGACTATTAATAATGATAGGACTTGCAAATATTGTTTCTGGTCTGGTATATAAACTCCCAATGCCTATTGAGCCTATGAAAGTAATTGCTGTTGTAGCAATTGCTCAGCAATGGACTCCGTCAATGGTATATGCATCAGGTTTTGCCATGGGTATAATTTGGTTAATTTTTGCCTTAACAGGCTTAATAAAATGGATTGAAAAGTTTACTCCAAAATCTGTAATTCATGGCATACAAGCTTCCTTGGGGATTCTTTTAGCCATAGAAGCATTTAATATGATTTCAACTGGTTGGGCTTTAGGGGTTATTTCTATTTTCATTGTTATAATTCTTAAAAACAACAGATTTGCCCCTGCCGCTTTAGTTTTAATGGTAGTTGGGTTTGGGATGGTTTATTTTGAAGGTAATTTTCAAAACATTAGCATGCCATCATTTACAATTCCCCAATTTACCACATTTACTTTTAATGAACTATGGCAAGTCCTCTTTCTTGCTGGTTTTGCCCAAATCCCCTTGACAATAACAAATGCTACTTTAGCAACTTCAAACTTGATTAGGCATTATTGGCCAGAAAAACCTGTTAGTGCCATTCATCTCTCATGGAATCAGGGCATTATGAATACATTGCTGCCATTTTTTGGTGGTATGCCTTTATGTCATGGAGCAGGCGGGTTAGCAAGTCAGTATTATTTTGGTGCTAGGACGGGTGGTGCTAACATTATTGAAGGACTTATTGAGATTTGTTTGGGTCTGTTTTTTTCTGCTTCAATAGTTGGAATTTTTACTTTTTTCCCTATGGCTATAATTGGTGGAATGATGATTTTAGTTGGTATTGAACTTACAAAATTTGCATGGTCTGCAAAATTTAGTATTGATATTATTCCTTTGGTAATTACTGTAATAGTCGCATTACTAACAAATATGGCAATTGGTTTTATTTCAGGCATAACAATACATTATACAATTAAATTCTTTAATGGAACAAATAAGAGAATAAAACAATTATAA